The Jaculus jaculus isolate mJacJac1 chromosome 1, mJacJac1.mat.Y.cur, whole genome shotgun sequence nucleotide sequence GCTCTCAGACCTCTTGGAGGAGCTGGGGTTTAGGAGTCTGTTGTGCTGATAGAGGGCAGGGTAAACCCTGCTGGCACCTCAGCATGGCTCCTTCCAGAAGGGACATTTGGAGCTTAGGATGGAGCTGGGGCCTTCTGCAGTGACAggtgagaagggagagaagggagtgTGAGCCCAGAGTGGGTGACAGGGACTCAGCTCGGCCACAGTCTCCTCCAGGGCCACAGGGTGGCGGGCTGGGCTTCACACGTGCAGGTGGGGTCACCTGTCCCCGAGCCCCAGCTCCTGAGGTTCTGTATGGGCTCATGTGCGCAGGCTCTACCGCTCACAGGGACTCAAAGGAGCCCACACAGATGGACATGTGTGACTCACACAAGGCTGCTGCTGCCTACCCGGAGGTCCTTTAGCTTCTGTTCCTGgaaggtgtccactgtctctgCCAGGTGGTGGGTGGTGCGGCTGGTGTCCACCGAGGCTCGCTGTGCACTGGTCTCTGCCTGGTCTCAGGGAGGCAAGAAGTCGAAAGTGTCACCAGGAGGTTCTAGCCATTAGATTCTAGATTGTTCTAAGTCCTGTGCCCTAGGTTAGCTTCTTCTGTCCCATGGGTGCCTCTTAGCCAACTTGGTCACTGAATGAATGGCCAAGCAGGACCATAGTCAAGaaaaaagtttggggctggagagatggcttagcatttaaggtgcttgcctgcaaagcctaaggacctaggttcaactcccaggacctacataagccaggtacacaagggggcacatacttctggagtttgtttgcagcggctggaggtcctgacacacccattctctttctctctctctctgcccctctctttctcaaaataaataaattaaattaaatattttcttaaaaagaaaaggggtTGTTAGTGTGGTTGGGCAGATTTGTTTGTTAGCTGTGGGACGTCAGGTAAGTCATTTAACCTTCCTGAGCCTTAGTTTCCTTGAGCATAAGGAGGAGAGAATGATGATATCTGCTCACAGAGTTGGAGAAGGCAACAGTGAGGACTGGCAATGCAGCTTGGGGTGCAGCCcgtgcctagcatgtgcaaagggcctgggctccatccccagcaccacacacacagaattcCACAGTGGGCCCCTGCGGAGCCCAGCTTTATTCTACAGGGGCCCCAGGCTCCATGACTGCCTGTGGACATCTTGTAGGTGACTTGGCCACTCCCTCCTCTCATCAACACTTACCGAAGCCAGACACCCAAGAGCCTGCGTGCCAGTCAGTCTCTGCGGGAATTTAGTGCCACTTAGGTGCTTGGGTGCCCTTGGgcctcactttcttcttctttagaATGGGGCCCTAATACCAACCTCATGTTTgtgaagcaggaggatgagggAGATGGGGGCCGGCACCCAGAAGGACTTCAGTAAAGAAGGTGAAGCTGTGATTAAAACAGACGAGTGACCAAGAAGAGGGGGTGCAGCCATGCAGGAGCAGGGATGGAATTCAGAGGTCCTCCTGCCAGGCCGAGAGCCTCGTggatcaccccccacccccccccacacactggtATCCTTATATGGTTGACTGGACACCAGACTGGCATCCCAAGCCCTGGGCTCTGTGCACATGTCATACACAGGGAAGGGTCCTCCAGGCTGCGGGTGGCAAGCAGACAGCAGATACAGCCAACCCGCAGGAGTGTGGTGACCCTGGGGTATTTGGTAGgacaagagaggaagagagaatgggattacttgccaacacccccccccccgccgagcCTGTCCTGCCAGCTTAAATTCTAACCTAAAACATTAACttaccctcttctctctcttttttttttgtcatttttatttatttgagagcgacagacagagaaagaggcagagagagagagagagagagagagagagaatgggcacaccagggcctctagccactgaaaatgaactccagacacatgcgcccccttgtgcatctggctaacatgggtcctggggaaatcgagccttgaaccggggtccttaagcttcacaggcaagcacttacccactaagccatctctccagtcccctcttctccttttctATCTGGTCTGTGGAGCCTGGTCAGCATCCTGAGCATGCCAACCCTGACGCTCTGGGCTTTCTCACCGCTTCTCTGAAGCACACCCGCCCTGTGGCTGCTTGCTGAACCCGTCCTCTTTCTGCATCCTTACTCAAAAGCACTTTGTTCTCtcttctcctgcctccctcctcccagcAGCTGCCCAGATTTAACAGCTGGCCTACCCTGTTGTTTTCTCTCGAACACTAACGAAATTTAGTAAAATCGTCCTTcaccttaaaaagaaagaggagagggagtggGCAGGAGGAGGCACTGGGGAGGAAGCTGTGACAGCCCAGCAAAGCAGGGAGGAAGAGCAGGTAGACGGCAACTGAAAAAGacacctctgcccccccccacatatgTGCAAGTGCAGTTGTACCTACATggacccccatacacacacaagcagaggTGCTGGGCCTCCCACCAGCCCTGACTtccccccagcacacacacacatacaggcaggATGCAACCATGGAGACAGAGCTGGTGACCCTTTCATTGCTGCGCCCCTGCCCTCCCGGCCTCATATTTAGTACCCACGCCTCCCGGCGCTGGCTTCCTCAGATGGACAGCAGGACTGGAAGTGGGCGCCCTGTGATCAGGACGGGTGAGCTGACGGATGCAGAGTGAGCTTGCCGGACGGAGCCTCTGTCCTCCTGCCCTTCAGTGACTACCTTCCCTATGCCTTGCCCCTGCCATGCTGAACCCACTGGGCTCTGTTACCTGTCCAAGAGGCTGCCTGCCCTGTTGGACATGTGACACTCACCTGGGACTGGGAATGGCTGTTAAGGAGCCAGGTAAAGCCTAGGTGGCCTACTGGGGGATTCCCACCCGCCCTTCCAGCAGCCCTGCCTAGGAGGCCTGTGTCCTCCAATCCCACAAAGGCATCATGCTAAGAGGCTGCCCTGCCCAGCTTCTTGAAAGGATATGATCATTTGCCGGTCTGAGGGTgacttctgcctcagtttctcaagcTTCTCCAGTTGCTTTATCTCATTATTTTGGACACGTTTGTATTTCTTGATGTCAGCCTAGGCAAAAGAGGAAGGTTATTTCCTGGGAATCCCATGGGCCAGGTCCCACCGCAGCCCACCCCAAGGCGCTCCCAACTTACCCGGGCCTGCTTTATCTGAGCGCCATAGAGTTTCAGGGGGCTGACAACCTTGGCCTCTAGCCTCTCCACCTGTGGGCACGTAAGTCAGCATTCAAGGGACAGAGCAAACCTTTGTGAAGTGTCATTTGTACCCAGGTAGGGAGTAGCCACAGCCAGGGCCCTTCACCTGTGCTGAGAACATCAGGACATGGCTCTGCCTCGTGTCCTCACCTATGAGATGGGACAAATTTGTGCAGCCATAGGAGGACAGCACCAGGTACAGGCCTCAGAGAGGGTATCAGCGGGAGGGCAGAAGAGAGCCTGTCTCCTCAATGCCATGCAGGGTGGCCATGGGTGGCCTTGCTCTGGGGACAGGGACAGCAGGTAGAGACaggcttttttatttcttttaaagagagagacagacagagacacaggagagaattggtgtgccaggacctcaccCACTGTaatcaaagtccagatgcttatgccacctagtgggcatgtgaaaacttgcgcttgcctcaccttgcgcatctggcttatgtggaatctggagagtcaaacatgggtccttaggctttgcaggaaagtgtcttaactgctaagctatctctccagcccagagaccaGCTTTTAATCCAGACCCTTCCCACTCCAGGGCCCAGTACAATTTCACTGCCCAAACTGCCTCTGGGAGAGAATGGCATGGGATTCAGAGCTGACAGTTTACTTTGTGGCCTCTAAGTATAGGCATGGTTGCTGAGCTTGCGCAGGCAGAAATATGGGACATCTCAGACCACCAGGGATTGCCCAAAGATTGAGATTTGCATCTGGCAGTttaggagggagaagggaaggggaagtcCTCACACCTAGACCACTGCCCAGTGAGATCATGATTTGGCATGCTCAGGGTGGCAGAGGAGCCCAGGGTTTCTGGTTCAGGAGGCCAGGAGACCTGGTACCAGCATTCACAGTGTCTGCGAGAGGCAGCTAGAGACGTCTGCCGAGACATCAATGCTCCCAGCGCCTGGGGATGCAGTCCTTGGAGATCAGGCTCGCCTTCTATAAGCAGGAGGGGCCAAAACCCACTGGGCCCCTCTTTTGACCCTTGCAAGAGACAGTACCAGTGGTCCAGGACATTTTCCCAAGCACACAGGTCTGAGCCTGCACCCTTTCCTTACTGTTCCTTTCAGAAAGTTCACTTGTGAATCTTTTCTCGGTGAGCCGCTGTCAGCATGGTGGACGGGTAGGAAGCCACAGCCAGCTCCTCTTTGGTGACACTAGATGTCCTGGTCTGTCTAGTTCATTTTAAGTAGAAAAcagagggagccaggtgtggtatctCATACCTGGCATTCCAGaacacaggaagctgaggcaggagtctggcctcaagcttgaggtcagtctgagctacagatgAGATCCTGTATCCACTCCCTCAAAAGACAGTGGGCATACACAACCACCCAGTGACAAGGTGCCATTATGGTGTAGAACAACTGAGGCATCTTTGGGGCAGTCACTATTGAGAacatgcgtgtgcatgcgtgtgcgtccgtgcatacatgcatgtgcctgGGTCAGCCCCTCACCTCGGCCTGCCGGTAGTCCTGAACTTTGGCGAGGTCCTCGGCGAAGTCCCGCATGGCGGCCCGCAGCTCCGGGTTCTCAGTGTTGGCAAAGTCGATGAGCTGCTTGACCAGCTGGTCGGCCTTGTCACGCAGCCGGGCTGTCTTGCGTGTGTAGGAGGCCAGCAGTGAGCAGAACTGCCCGAAGTACTTCTCGGCGTTGGTCACGGTACTCTCCATCACCCTCACCTGGCTATCCCTGCGGggtgagtggagagagagagagagagagggagggagggagagagagggagagagagagggagagtgagagggagagagagggcaccgTGCTATGCCGTGATCCCCAACATGGCCCCAGTGGCATCAAGGGAAGTCAAGGTCATGGTCTCTAGAGGCACCAAACCTGCCCCTCCTGTGTGGCAAATGCCTGGTCTTGGGATGGTGTCAAAGAGACAGCATCAGGGCCATCGAGGTACGTAAGGGGACCAGCCCTGGCCCCATGGGTGGGACTCAGGCAAATCTGGCTTTTTCCTGGGCCCTGTGAAAGGTGTCACCCCACACTTGTGCTGTGTGTCATAGCTCGCTACAGAGACTCCTCACTTCAGACCCCCATGGGACCCCCCCACGCTGACCACACCCTCAGCTTCTTGGAAGCCTTTGATTTAGGTGGGGCCTGTATGAGACTCTTagaaaaaccaagggaaggaccaTCTTTGGCATATGCTCTGCCACTTCTAGCATAATGCTTTCTATGTTCCCTCCAGTACCAGGGactgaatatgggcacactaatACAGACAGGTTGTCATAGACCACTGGTGATAGCTCCCGTTGGCACTGCATACTCAGACTTGACAAATGTACAATGTCATATGCTCACACACCCCGCCCCCCCAGCCTGGAATGTTGCTTTGAGCTTCTGCATGCTAGTTATCAGCTCATTCCTTGTTGGGTTCTCCCTCCCCTGGGCACCTCAACACCTTGGGACTCCTCACTACCTATGCCCCACCCCTGCTTCCCATAGCAGGTGTTCAGTGGTGACATATGGATTTAATCATCCTAAAATTGCACCAGAGACTGGCCACAGGGTCCATCTCCTACTTAGGCCTCCCTCACTCTCCCCTCCTCAGTCCCCTGTTGTCCCTGTCCCTGTGAAGGAAGATCCCCATGCAACCCTCTGATCACATCTCCAAAGCTGAATCCCTGAGGAACAGCGCTTAGCCCCTTCTAACCACCAGTGTTCTGCATGGGTTACCCTGGAAGGTGTTGCTGCTTTAAAAatgttacaaagccaaaggaagggcaggactgctcacaacatgctcctccagatacaaaatggcctgaatatccatgacctcgcagtgcctgacactacctacacaagaccctcataataggagggaaagatcatgacatcaaaataaaagagagtgattgagaggattaggggatatgttggagagtggatttgtgagggggaaaacgggggagggggggagggaattatcatggcttattgtctataattactgaagcagtcaataaaaaagtttttaaaatgttatgaacttgagaggcatggtggctcactccttaatcccagaatttgggaggcagaggtaggaggattgctgtgagtttgaggccagtctgggattacatagtgaattccagatcagcccaggctagagtgagatcctacctcaaaaaggggacGGTGGctaggagagatgacttaacatagcagttaaggtactttcttgtgaagcctaaggagccaggttcaattccccagtacccacgtaaaccagatgcacaaggtgatgcacgcatgtgtctggagttcgttggcagtggctagaggccctggcacacctattctcactttctcaaataaataaataaaatattttaaaacaattagggctgaagagatggcttagcagttaaggtgcttgcctgcaaagtcaaagtacccaggtttgattccccaggtccgatgtaacccagatgcacaaggcggttgcatgcatctggagtttgttgcattggctggaggacctgacacacccattctctctatatatagatctgcctctttcttgcaaataaataaacaaataacaaaaaaatgggtttttttttttttaagcaacaagctgggagtggtagcgcacacctttctacccagcacttgggaaactgaggtaaaGAGGGTCAcctgagttttgaggccagcctgggactgcagagtgagtgccagatcagcctgggctacagtgagaccctacctcgaaaaacaaaacacaacaaaaacgtTACGAACTGAAGGCCCTAGAGGTAAAGCCACCCATGAGAAGTCAACAGCGAGCCACTGGACTTCCAGAGGGCATCCTCGGACCGCGCCCCCCATCACAGGGCGCAAGTTGAAACACGTGGATCCCGGGTCTGAGACCTGGGCCTCGGGCCGCAGGAGCGAGGTTAGGAAGCCCGGGGGACTCCAGTGGGAGCCAACAGGGAAGGACAGACGATCAATCGTGATCCCAGGGGGAGCTGGGGCAGGACAGGTGGGCCCGGCTCCAGAGGGGTGGGGCCTGGGGATGGAAGGGAAGAGGCTGGTGAGGGAGCAGGGAACGCCCCTTGAGTCGGCCAGCGCTAAAGAAGCCGACAGGCTGGCTTCCGGAAGCCTCTGGGGCGCAGAGCCCAGTCTTCCCTTGACCTTGAGACggagcggggcggggcggggtgggggactCACCCTCTGCTCCCCAAATCTCCACACTCACCTCCTCCTTGGCTGTCAGGCACTGAGATTGCTGCTCCGCCTCCCTCCGGCCCCACCTCCCTTCCCGCAGCCTGCAAGCCACCCACCTGGAGAGGACGACGTTCATTGTGCTTGGAGCCACCAGCTGCTGTGGTCTTGGGGAACAAGAACAGGGCCCCAGGGGTGCCCCAGGCCAGGGAGAAGCCAGACAGGGCTAGGCCCAGCTGTGTGGTCTGGGCTCGGGGGACGCTGCTGCCCGGTTGCCAGGCGACGTGGCCATCCACCGCAAGCCCTGGGAGGAGCCGCAGCTGGTTGCCTGGCAACCTGGGCCTCTCCTGCCGGGTGAGGAGGGCCTCCCTGGCATCGGGGCTTCACTCCACTCAGAAGTGGGGGGCCCAGAGAAGCTTCACAAAACCCTTTGAAGATGCAGCTCTTAGGGGAGGCAACAGGCAGAGGGCTCAGGGCGGCTTGCCTGTGATTCCACCCTGAGCCCTGTTGCATTTAGGAGCCCTGGGAGTTTCTTAGGCAACAGGGCGTGTGGGCGGGGTTTAGGAGGCCGGGTCACGCCCAAGGAGTGGGCAGGGGTCTTGCCCGTAGGAGCCACCCCCGGGGCGCCCCCGCATTGCACTAGGCTTGTGTTGGTTGCTAGCAAGGAAAGGTGACTTGGTGACTGGAGGGGATCTTGTGGGAGCACACAGGCAGCTGGGGACAGTCGCTAATGGTAAGCGTTGTCCACGGGGAAACACATTCATTACAAAGTGACACCACCAATAGCGAGGCATAGAGGGCGAGGAGGCTGAGCCAGTACAACTGAAGTATGTGGCATGTTGGTCACTTGCTTGCAgacggggtgggggtggagtgTGTTTGGGGTCTCATGTGCGGAGGTTTGTTTCTAAACAAGCAGAGGTGGGGACTTTAAAGCCAGTCATAGACAGGTTCAAATCCCAGACCTCAgctgtgctgtgtggccttgggcaagtcacctaacctctctgagcctcagtgttcTCTCCTGCAAAATGGAATCATGACAATTTTCTAGGAGGGAGACTGAGCTCCTGGTGTGGGGAGGAGGGACGCCACAGGCCAAGCACTCACTGTTGTGGTTCATTGTAACCACATGGGCTCCTtagctccctctctcttctttctggggCCTGTGTCTGGTGGAACAGCGTCCTTCCAAGATTCACATCCATCCCAGACCTCAGAATGTGGCCTTATTTGGAAATGGGGTCTTTGCAGATGCCTTAAGCGCTGATGAGTCACtttggcatgggggggggggaggtcttgTCCAGAGACTGATGTCCTTATCtacatgagaggcagagagaaagctgGAGAGGCCAAGAGGCCTCCAGACAGCCCAGAGGAAGGCAGGGCTCTGTGAGCACTCCCCTCCCTCCGCAAGATTTGGAACCCCTGCAGCTGAAGAGG carries:
- the Cibar2 gene encoding CBY1-interacting BAR domain-containing protein 2, which gives rise to MNVVLSRDSQVRVMESTVTNAEKYFGQFCSLLASYTRKTARLRDKADQLVKQLIDFANTENPELRAAMRDFAEDLAKVQDYRQAEVERLEAKVVSPLKLYGAQIKQARADIKKYKRVQNNEIKQLEKLEKLRQKSPSDRQMINQAETSAQRASVDTSRTTHHLAETVDTFQEQKLKDLRRIFSDFVTIEMVFHAKAVEVYSSAFQTLENYDLERDLQDFRAKMHGICGHGSAQPLSDTSSPSVPWALSSQSAQSPLGNTRKEEEGSEGDSVEESPLEDLRGQQQGRCD